A region of the Leptospiraceae bacterium genome:
TTTACTGTTCATAAAGAATTCGCCTAAGAAAATGACTCAGTAAATGCAGAATAATCTTTACAATCAATACAAATCAGAACAAAAAAGATATAAGCTTTTTGTTCCACTGCTTCGCTATTTTGGATTTTCTATGCTTGGGCTTTATCTCTATCTTCTTTTTTCAGTGAAAGGTCTTGATACGAAATATTTTTTATTAAATATCTACGCGCTCTATTGCAATGCTTCTGTCATGATTTTATTTCAGTATTATAAAATTCCATCTTTATTTAGAAATCTTTTTTCCCAAACCGATTCAGTGGTAATTGATTCTTACGGGATAATTAATAGTAACCGCATTGAAATACATCGTTCTTTTTTAGTTGAACTTTATGGTCGTAATTATACCGAAGAGCAGATGAATTATAATCTTGACGAAATCAAAAAATTAATTATGTCTTTAGAAAGACTAGATTGGGAAAAAATCGGCAAGATCTACTTTATAGTTTTTTTTATTATCTCCATTTTGCTGTTTAATTTACTTTATCCGCTTGAAGTAAATTCTATTTAATTGGCTAGGTTTGTAGCCATCGCATGAGAGAGAATGTTTTATGGAAGTCATAAAAATACTGTAGTAAATACGCATTTGCCGTAACGAAAGCCCAAATGCGAACTAAGCCGAAGCCAATAAATAAAACCCCAAAGATATACTGACCCGGGACAAAGAATCGGTTGTATTGTTGATAAATTGAAACAAAGGAAGGAAAAAAGAAACTCAAAATCACATAACACTGTGCAGCCGCAACTAGAAAACCGAATGGGTTGAAGTATAACGCTTCAATAAAGTGCAAATGAAATATATGAACTAACGCTCGCCCCATTCCACAGCCCGGACAAGGAACTCCTGTTAAATGAAAAAAAGGACAAATAGTAAAATGAGAATCTCCAGTCGGCATAATAAAGTATGCCGGCAAGAGCAAGATTGCTAGAAGTTGAATGTTTTTTATCATATAGAGTTAAATTATTGAAATAGTAAGAAAAATGCAAATTAAAATAGTGCGTTTTTTATTAGGGTGTCCTGCTAAATATTCTTGATATTTTGAGGTTGCTCGCTTACTATGGCTAAGCGAATTTAACTCCAATGTTATTAGAGGAATATTTGTTAATAAAAAAAGCCTAATATAAAAAGTATATTGGGTAGTAAAATTTAGGAGATTTAGTATGAAAGACATTTCATTACTTCCAGGTGAAGAAAAAGTTTTTGAACTTGAAGCGGATTTTTGGAATAGAGGCAATAATCCTATTCAAAGAGTGTTTGGTAATATCTTTAGGGTGATTGCTAAACTGCTAGGAACTAGAATTCATGGCAAGCTAATTGTTACCAATCTTAGAGCCTTAGAAATTAGAGAAACAATCAATTGGTATTGTTTCCCTACTCGAACAGAAGTCAAACTATTGACTAAGAGCAGTATTAAGGAAGTTGGGTATACTATGGAGAAAGTCTGCTTAGTTTTTTGTCCAACTTTTTCATTGTATTATGAAGGACATACACAGGCTACTATTATTGCTATTGAAAATGGATCTGACGAAAAAATGTTAGATTTGTTAGCCAAATTCTATAATGTAATTAAGTAAAGTTTATAAAAGGGATTGTATAAAAGCAGAATAGCTTGGCGCAGATTGATGCGAAATCACATTTTTCCGTGACCTTTTGTAATGCTTTTAGACAGTCTCGTATAGATAAGAAATTATGGTTACATTGATTGATAAAATAAGATTATCCTTTTATCCATCTGTGATAGTTTTATTTTCTATATTCTTTACAGCGTTAGCTTTTCTTTTCACCCAAAATCTTCTTATTCGAATTTCAGCAGTTGGTTTATCATTATACTTTTTTCATTTTGCTATAATACTGTTTATGACTATTCCGTCAAAAATTCGCTCAGTAATAATCTTAGTAAATAAAAATAAAAATCAAATAAAAATCCAGTCCTTTGAAAAATATATGACTGCTCCATGCGGGCGACAAGTAACTAGAATAACTTTACAAAAACTAATGCGATTAGATGTATACAAATCATTAAAGAAAGATTTTCCCTTAAATTTATTTAGTATAAAAAAAAATGAAACTCGCATCGTCTATTACAAAGATGGAAAAAAAGTTACTTAGTGTCATAATCTCATTCTGAAAAATCATCCCCAGTGATTATCCTAATCCTTTTTATCCTTGACAGAAAAACCTTACAATATTACAACTGACTAGACTGACTAGATGGGAGGCTTCCGATGAGTATAGCACAGGCATGGCAATTACAGGATGCAAAAAGTAAATTTAGTGAATTAGTTGAGTCTGCGATTTCTAAAGGACCTCAGTTTGTTACAAAGCGAGGCGTAAAGTCGGTCGTTGTTATTTCCATTGACGAATTCAATCGACTCAAAAAACCAAAAGAGGATCTACTTTCTTTTTTTAACAGCGCACCTAGAATTGATTTAGTCATAGAGCGCAAAAAAGATTTCGATAGAGATATTTCTCTATGAAGTATTTACTGGATACTTGTTTTATTTCGGAGCTAATTAAAAAAAAGCCGAATCGTGGCGTCGTCAATTGGCTAGAAGATAAAGATGAACATTCCTTATTCCTAAGTGCATTAACGTTAGGCGAAATTAAAAAAGGAATTTCCAAATTACCAAACTCAAAAAAGAAAGAAGAACTCGGACGATGGCTCCTTCAATTACAAAAAAGATTCGATGATCGAATCCTTCCAATCGACTCAGATGTCTCTCTCAAATGGGGACAAATACAAGGCGAGTTAGAGCAAAATGGAAACTCGATGCCATCTATTGATGCTCTCATCGCCTGCACTGCCCTAGTTCACAATCTAATCATTATTACCCGCAATGCAAAAGATATAAAAAAAAGCAAGGTAGAAACCATTGACCCTTGGGAGCATATTCATGATTAACCAGCAACTTATAACTAAAATCAAATCAGCAAAGCGTGTAGCAGTTTTAACTGGTGCGGGAATTTCTGCGGAGAGTGGTATACCTACATTTCGTGGTGCTGGTGGGTATTGGAGAAATTACCGAGCAGAAGATTTGGCGACACCGGAAGCATTTGCCCGTGATCCTAAGCTTGTTTGGGAATGGTATGCCATGCGAATGCAAGTTTGTCTAGATGCAAAATCAAATCCCGGACATGAAATCGTTGCCAAGATGGAATCTTACTTTCCAGAATTCCTACTCGTCACTCAAAATGTAGATAACCTTCATGCGCGTGCGGGTAATACCAAATTAGTCGAAATTCATGGAAATATTTTTACGGCAAGATGCACTTCTTGTCAGAAGAAATTCAAACTGGAAGGCGTTCCGAAGCAGATTCCTGTTCGTTGTGAATCCTGTGACGCATTAGCAAGACCTCATATTGTTTGGTTTGGCGAAACGTATGATATGAATTTACTACAGAGCGCTAGAAGTTTCTTGCTTAAATCAGATTTGATTTTCATAATTGGAACTTCTGGTCAAGTTGGAGTGCCCGTTCAATTGGCAAGCGAAGCAATCGCTCATGGTTCCTATGCTGTAGAAATCAATCCAGAGAACTCAACCATTTCAAATCAAGTGGATATGCATTTTGCAAATTCTTCTGGAGAAATTCTTCCTAAGATTTGGCAAGAAATTATTGAAAAATAAACTTGATGTTTAAAGCTGAATTTGAATTGTTTAAATCTGTATTCAATTTTTTCACCTACGGGAGTTTTTCATGAGACAATTTTCCAAGAGTATTCTTTTTCTTACAATGCTATTTTTTATTTCTTCCATAGCTCTTGCTAAGACCGGTGATGACAAAGGAATTCGAAAAGCAATCAAAAAGGCAGACACGGAATTCTTTAAGAATATCAAATTAGAAGATTTAGAAGCGGGAAATAAACCTGATGCCGACGGAAAAACATTGATTACCCGCATGGAAATAGATGGAGTCAATGCTCTCGTCGGTGCTTTCAAAAATCCAAACGTAGAAGTCAGAAAGCGCATTTACAAAGAGCTTTTATATCCTGATATTTTCCGGGATTTAGAGGGAGTGACTGTTTCCGATTTCATGTCTCAAGATAAACAGTTAAAGCAGTATCTAGAAAAAATCAGATTAGCCATTTATTCTGTTGATGAATTCGAAGACTCGGAAGCTAGCGATGCGTTATCCGCTCTAGTGAAACAATATGGCTACAGTGTCAAAGAAGCAATTAAGATGAAGAATCCAAAAGCATTAGCCTTAATGTCACCTGAGTATTTTAAAAAATCGAATCTCGAAGATCCTAAGACTGTAATTGTTAGATTCAAAAAGAATGGTGTAAAGACACTTGTGAAAGCGTTGGAGTTTGAACCAGCGAATCCTGATACTAGAAAGCTAATCATAGAAAGTCTCTTTTATAAAACGTTAGGTGGACCGGAAAAAGTAATTTCCAAAAAGAAGACAAGAGAAGCAAGAGCCGAGAATTTATTCCTGATCGCAGATAAAGAAAAGAATCCAGAAATTAGAACCCAACTGATAGAATTAGCAGAAGCTTATTATTTACCAGAAGAAGAGATGGTTCTTGAAGAGAAGGGTGATAAAGGAGATAAAAAAACTCCAAGTGACAAAATTGAATCAGCTAAATCTTCTGATGACGACGAAGATGAGTTGCCAGCGAAAGAAGTAAAGAAAACAAAGTCCAAGAGTAAAAAAAAGAAAACCAAATCAGAAGAATAATCGATGTTAGCCACAGAACATCGAAAAACATTTCTATCTTATATAGGTCTTGGTGAGCTCAGTTCGCAGGGAAGTCGGGTTATACTTGCGTTCTGGATGATTATAGGAATGACCTTTTTTCTTTTCGGAGATCAAAACTTAATTGCACCGAATCTAAAAAATATCGCTAGCTCTTTTGGCATAGTAGACCAAAAAGAAATTGATTGGTATATGGGTGGTCTTATACCTATTTTCTTTTTTATTCTTGGTGGATGTGTCTCAATTTCTATGGGATATTTTTCACAGAAGTTTTCTCGTAAAAATCTACTTATCTTTTCTGTTTTAATGGGGGAAATTCCTTGTATGCTCACAGGATTTTCTACTTCCTATGCAGAATTTTTTATCTACCGTGTTTTGTGCGGATTTGGACTCGGTGGTGTTTTTCCGATTTTATTTTCTATCGTAGGTGATTATTTTTCTTCTAAGTCGAGAGTAACGGCTACTGCCTATGTGTCGCTTGCTATGGGTCTTGGTGTAGGTATAGGACAATTAGTCGGCGGACTTTTGGGACAGGCAGATCCAATCAATGGCTGGAGAACAAGCTTTGTTGTTATGTCTGCGCCTTCTTTTTTATTTGCTTTGATTTATGCTTTTTTTTGTTCTGAGCCAAAGCGTGGCGCAAAGGAAGAAGAATTTCAAGACATTGATGTGGATGACTTAAACAATCGACTTTCCTGGCAAGATGTAAAAGTAATTTTAAGTAGTAAAACAAATTTAGGAGTATTCTTGCAGGGGATTCCGGGTTGTGTGCCTTGGGGAGTTTTCTTTGTATTTCTAGTTGATTATTATGAGACTGCTTATTCATTAGGGAAGGCAGAGGCTTCTGGCTTACTCACATTTGCCGCTATAGGAATTTTTCTTGGGACTTTTTTGGGTGGAGTGATTGGACAGAGATTATTTAATATTAACCGCACCTATCAACCAATATTTGTAATGACATCTATCTTTTTAGGAGTATTTCCCTGTCTCTTTTTATTACATGCAGGTCCGATTGTAAATTCTCCTCTTTTTATTTTGGTTAATATTTTTACTGGAATGATTATTACATTCCCGCTTTCCAATGTGAGATCTATTTTGATTAGTGCGAATGCTCCTAAGAATAGAAGTGCTGCATTTGCCCTATATAATTTGACCGATGACTTAGGTAAAGGGCTCGGTCCCGCCTTGAGTGCAATCATATTGACGTTAGTTCCAGAGAGGACGACGGCTTTGTCAATCTCCATTTTGTTTTGGATTCCATGTGCATTATTTTGGTTGCCAATCGTGCTTTATTTTAAAAAAGATGAATTGAATGTAAGAGAATCTTTGGTTCAAGATGCTCTGAGGATAAAGGCAAATTAATGAAACTCGAAGAATACGCTGTATGTTTATTTGATATTGAAGGAACTACTACACCGATTAGCTTTGTTCATGAGACCTTATTCCCTTATGCAAAAGATAAGATTGGTGATTTTATTTTAAATGGTAAGCTCGATCCAAAAATAGTAAAAGAATTAATTGAAGAAAATAGAAAAGACATTTCTGAAGGTTTCTTTTCTGCTCCCATTCTCGGCACTGATCATATAGTGAATTTACAGGTGCTCGTTTCCTATTTACAATACTTGATTCGAGTAGATAGAAAGAGTAAGCCTCTAAAAGAAATCCAAGGTAATATTTGGAAGA
Encoded here:
- a CDS encoding DUF2752 domain-containing protein, translating into MIKNIQLLAILLLPAYFIMPTGDSHFTICPFFHLTGVPCPGCGMGRALVHIFHLHFIEALYFNPFGFLVAAAQCYVILSFFFPSFVSIYQQYNRFFVPGQYIFGVLFIGFGLVRIWAFVTANAYLLQYFYDFHKTFSLMRWLQT
- a CDS encoding NAD-dependent deacylase, with the translated sequence MINQQLITKIKSAKRVAVLTGAGISAESGIPTFRGAGGYWRNYRAEDLATPEAFARDPKLVWEWYAMRMQVCLDAKSNPGHEIVAKMESYFPEFLLVTQNVDNLHARAGNTKLVEIHGNIFTARCTSCQKKFKLEGVPKQIPVRCESCDALARPHIVWFGETYDMNLLQSARSFLLKSDLIFIIGTSGQVGVPVQLASEAIAHGSYAVEINPENSTISNQVDMHFANSSGEILPKIWQEIIEK
- a CDS encoding MFS transporter produces the protein MLATEHRKTFLSYIGLGELSSQGSRVILAFWMIIGMTFFLFGDQNLIAPNLKNIASSFGIVDQKEIDWYMGGLIPIFFFILGGCVSISMGYFSQKFSRKNLLIFSVLMGEIPCMLTGFSTSYAEFFIYRVLCGFGLGGVFPILFSIVGDYFSSKSRVTATAYVSLAMGLGVGIGQLVGGLLGQADPINGWRTSFVVMSAPSFLFALIYAFFCSEPKRGAKEEEFQDIDVDDLNNRLSWQDVKVILSSKTNLGVFLQGIPGCVPWGVFFVFLVDYYETAYSLGKAEASGLLTFAAIGIFLGTFLGGVIGQRLFNINRTYQPIFVMTSIFLGVFPCLFLLHAGPIVNSPLFILVNIFTGMIITFPLSNVRSILISANAPKNRSAAFALYNLTDDLGKGLGPALSAIILTLVPERTTALSISILFWIPCALFWLPIVLYFKKDELNVRESLVQDALRIKAN
- a CDS encoding type II toxin-antitoxin system Phd/YefM family antitoxin, yielding MSIAQAWQLQDAKSKFSELVESAISKGPQFVTKRGVKSVVVISIDEFNRLKKPKEDLLSFFNSAPRIDLVIERKKDFDRDISL
- a CDS encoding type II toxin-antitoxin system VapC family toxin, encoding MKYLLDTCFISELIKKKPNRGVVNWLEDKDEHSLFLSALTLGEIKKGISKLPNSKKKEELGRWLLQLQKRFDDRILPIDSDVSLKWGQIQGELEQNGNSMPSIDALIACTALVHNLIIITRNAKDIKKSKVETIDPWEHIHD